In a genomic window of Brassica rapa cultivar Chiifu-401-42 chromosome A10, CAAS_Brap_v3.01, whole genome shotgun sequence:
- the LOC103845636 gene encoding protein JASON, whose translation MLEYLYTPWRESFLNRCFLQNDNLTFFYLLVVLQAQLLKACGTTPATPVKLRNASENLETPNVENNLHLPSLILGSPVTLMSDAVFHLDEKTPEAYGEEVSEQTPSSCITDSQNSAKISTGYSHAREESQGSIGAAFMDGVDITTKLPLTATGKRKSVRFECDFDQSYLYIGLGCHYYGNERAQVRI comes from the exons ATGTTAGAATATCTTTATACACCTTGGAGAGAATCCTTTTTGAATCGCTGTTTCCTTCAAAATGATAACCTAACATTCTTCTATTTACTTGTGGTGTTACAGGCTCAGCTTCTTAAAGCTTGCGGCACAACACCAGCCACACCGGTTAAACTTAGGAACGCATCTGAAAACCTGGAAACTCCTAACGTAGAAAACAATTTACATCTTCCCAGTTTGATTCTTGGATCTCCAGTTACTCTGATGTCTGATGCAGTGTTTCACTTGGATGAGAAAACACCTGAAGCCTATGGAGAGGAGGTTTCAGAGCAAACTCCTAGCAG TTGCATAACGGATTCCCAAAACAGTGCAAAGATCTCCACTGGATATAGCCATGCTCGTGAAGAAAGCCAAGGAAGCATTGGTGCTGCATTCATGGATGGGGTGGATATAACCACCAAGTTACCACTCACAGCAACGGGAAAGAGAAAGTCAGTGCGGTTTGAATGTGATTTTGATCAGTCTTACTTATATATAGGTTTGGGGTGTCATTATTATGGAAACGAAAGGGCGCAAGTAAGGATTTAG
- the LOC103845639 gene encoding DNA repair protein RAD51 homolog 1 — MTTMEQRRTQNAVQQQDDEEIQHGPFPVEQLQAAGIASVDVKKLRDAGLCTVEGVAYTPRKDLLQIKGISDAKVDKIVEAASKLVPLGFTSASQLHAQRQEIIQITSGSRELDKVLEGGIETGSITELYGEFRSGKTQLCHTLCVTCQLPMDQGGGEGKAMYIDAEGTFRPQRLLQIADRFGLNGADVLENVAYARAYNTDHQSRLLLEAASMMVETRFALMIVDSATALYRTDFSGRAELSARQMHLAKFLRSLQKLADEFGVAVVITNQVVAQVDGSALFAGPQFKPIGGNIMAHATTTRLAMRKGRGEERICKVISSPCLPEAEARFQISTEGVTDCKD; from the exons ATGACGACAATGGAGCAGCGTAGAACCCAGAATGCTGTTCAGCAACAAGACGACGAAGAGATCCAGCACGGCCCTTTCCCCGTCGAACAGCTTCAG GCGGCAGGTATAGCTTCTGTTGATGTAAAGAAGCTTAGGGATGCTGGTCTTTGCACTGTCGAAGGCGTTGCGTATACTCCAAGGAAGGATCTCTTGCAGATTAAAGGAATCAGTGATGCTAAGGTTGACAAAATCGTAGAAGCAG CTTCAAAGCTGGTTCCTTTGGGTTTCACTAGTGCTAGCCAGCTCCATGCTCAGAGACAGGAGATCATTCAGATTACCTCTGGGTCAAGGGAGCTTGACAAAGTTCTTGAAG GTGGAATTGAAACCGGATCTATCACCGAGTTATATGGCGAGTTCCGCTCAGGAAAGACTCAGCTGTGCCATACACTGTGTGTAACTTGTCAA CTTCCCATGGATCAAGGAGGTGGAGAGGGGAAGGCAATGTACATTGATGCCGAGGGAACATTCAGGCCACAGAGACTTTTGCAGATAGCTGACAG GTTTGGATTAAATGGAGCTGATGTACTGGAAAACGTTGCCTATGCGAGGGCGTACAACACTGATCATCAGTCAAGGCTTTTGCTTGAAGCAGCGTCAATGATGGTTGAAACAAG ATTTGCTCTCATGATTGTGGATAGTGCCACCGCTCTCTACAGAACAGATTTCTCAGGAAGGGCAGAGCTTTCGGCCAGACAAATGCATCTTGCAAAGTTCTTGAGAAGTCTGCAGAAATTAGCAGATGAG TTTGGTGTGGCTGTGGTTATAACAAACCAAGTAGTTGCGCAAGTAGATGGTTCTGCTCTTTTTGCTGGGCCACAGTTTAAGCCGATTGGTGGGAATATCATGGCTCATGCAACCACAACAAG GCTGGCAATGAGGAAAGGAAGAGGGGAGGAGAGGATATGCAAAGTGATAAGCTCGCCATGCTTGCCAGAAGCAGAAGCTAGATTTCAAATATCTACAGAAGGTGTAACAGATTGCAAGGATTGA
- the LOC103845640 gene encoding phosphoinositide phosphatase SAC4 has translation MLGSVSQKGSGITSSPPMENGGSTSSSLQASMQEFKLFETQSNFYMIGWNGNGVYRVLKIDRLDASELNVSEDSTAYTKKECYELLKRIHEGNKATGGLKLVTLCYGIIGFIKFLGPYYMLVITERREIGEICGHRVYEVSKSDIISLRNSSVLSNFANSRDENRYKRLLCMVDLTKDFFFSYSFNIMRSFQKNICDRESGGTLYKKMFVWNEFLTRGIRHHLRNTVWTVALVYGFFKQTSLSEAGRNFKLTLIARRSRHNAGTRYLKRGINESGNVANDVETEQIVSEDVPEDHPMQISSVVQNRGSIPLFWSQETSRMNIKPDIVLSKRDLNFEATRLHFENLVDRYGIPIIILNLIKTKERRPRESVLRAEFANAIDFINKDLPEENRLRFLHWDLHKHFQSKTANVLALLGKVATCALMLTGFFYYQVTPAMKLDGYLSLSSSDADMSPRNSSDDDSGEYDSPEKNFRPSKNVDNGDFDVKPSRLQSGVLRTNCIDCLDRTNVAQYAYGWAALGQQLHALGIRDAPTIELDDPLSSSLMGLYERMGDTLAYQYGGSAAHNKVFSERRGQWKAATQSQEFLRTLQRYYNNAYMDADKQDAINIFLGTFQPEQGKQAVWELRSDSQSNGRNGELSMEEDERFFVKRCLSDGNILHESRTPMSAMSSKHESISRKGLSSRQVTHIVSESSPDMPAADVALSRCAPSMPSSHFFGDAQKVQRNGSNSNYLSEQEDMSSVSNFVDVEWLSSSENLCENDQLYRSSALASCSTAEMSSSENIISEIKQSAPAMSESGSSSRKGKEPMGTEPSVHTNIRDDFTDSFKQWVAYGEALCH, from the exons ATGCTCGGATCTGTAAGTCAAAAAGGCTCGGGAATAACCTCATCGCCACCAATGGAGAACGGAggctccacctcctcctccctTCAAGCCTCTATGCAAGAATTCAAACTCTTCGAGACTCAATCG AACTTCTATATGATTGGTTGGAACGGTAACGGAGTGTATAGAGTACTAAAGATAGACCGTCTTGATGCGTCTGAGCTTAATGTTAGTGAGGATTCAACTGCTTATACGAAGAAGGAATGCTACGAGTTGCTTAAACGGATACACGAAGGAAACAAAGCCACAGGGGGGCTGAAACTTGTCACTCTATGTTATGGCATCATTG GGTTCATTAAGTTTTTGGGACCATACTACATGCTGGTTATTACTGAGAGAAGAGAGATTGGCGAAATTTGTGGTCACAGGGTCTATGAAGTGTCCAAGAGTGACATCATTTCTTTGCGAAATTCTAGCGTGCTTTCCAACTTTGCAAATTCAAGAGACGAGAACAG GTACAAGAGGCTCCTGTGTATGGTGGACCTTACAAAGGACTTCTTTTTCAGCTATTCTTTCAATATAATGCGTAGTTTCCAGAAGAATATATGCGACCGTGAGAGTGGTGGTACTCTCTATAAGAAAATGTTTGTGTGGAACGAGTTCTTGACTCGGGGAATTCGACATCATCTTCGGAATACCGTATGGACTGTAGCATTGGTGTATGGTTTCTTTAAGCAG ACAAGTCTTTCTGAAGCTGGACGGAATTTTAAACTCACTCTTATCGCTAGGCGCTCCCGCCATAATGCTGGAACCAG GTACTTGAAACGAGGAATAAACGAAAGTGGCAATGTTGCTAATGATGTCGAAACAGAACAGATTGTGTCTGAGGACGTTCCTGAAGACCATCCCATGCAAATAAGTTCTGTTGTGCAGAATCGTGGCTCAATCCCTCTATTCTGGTCACAGGAGACCTCGCGGATGAATATTAAGCCGGATATAGTAT TGTCAAAAAGGGACCTGAACTTTGAGGCAACTAGACTTCACTTTGAAAACCTTGTAGATCGATATGGAATCCCCATCATTATTCTGAACTTGATCAAG ACAAAAGAGAGGAGACCCAGGGAATCAGTTCTCCGGGCAGAGTTTGCTAATGCAATTGACTTTATAAACAAAGATCTGCCTGAAGAAAACCGTCTAAGATTCCTCCACTGGGACTTGCACAAACATTTCCAGAG CAAAACGGCAAATGTCTTGGCACTTCTTGGCAAAGTAGCTACCTGTGCTTTGATGCTAACAGGTTTCTTTTATTATCAAGTTACCCCAGCAATGAAGCTCGATGGTTATCTGAGTTTGTCTTCATCTGA TGCGGACATGTCTCCACGTAATAGTTCTGATGATGATAGTGGGGAATATGATTCCCCAGAGAAGAATTTTCGCCCAAGTAAGAATGTTGATAATGGCGATTTTGATGTCAAGCCTAGTAGGCTCCAGAGTGGCGTGCTGAGAACCAATTGCATAGATTGTCTTGATCGTACAAATGTTGCACAGTATGCATATGGTTGGGCTGCTCTAGGACAACAGCTTCATGCTTTGGGAATTAGAGATGCTCCTACGATTGAACTTGATGATCCTCTGTCAAGTTCATTAATGGGGCTATATGAGAGAATGGGAGACACGCTAGCTTATCAATATGGTGGATCTGCGGCCCACAATAAG GTCTTCAGTGAGAGGAGAGGCCAGTGGAAGGCAGCAACCCAGTCACAAGAGTTCTTGAGGACTCTGCAACGATATTATAATAACGCATACATGGATGCGGATAAACAAGATGCCATTAATAT ATTTCTTGGTACTTTCCAGCCTGAACAAGGGAAGCAGGCGGTTTGGGAGTTGCGTTCAGATTCCCAATCTAATGGGCGAAATGGAGAGTTAAGCATGGAGGAAGATGAAAG GTTCTTTGTGAAGAGGTGCTTATCAGATGGAAATATTCTCCATGAAAGTCGCACACCGATGTCTGCAATGAGTAGCAAGCATGAAAGCATATCACGTAAAGGCTTGTCATCACGCCAAGTGACTCATATAGTTTCAGAGTCATCACCAGATATGCCAGCTGCTGATGTAGCATTATCAag GTGTGCTCCGTCAATGCCTAGCTCACATTTTTTTGGAGATGCGCAGAAGGTTCAACGTAATGGTAGTAACTCCAATTACTTGTCCGAGCAGGAAGACATGTCTAGTGTCTCAAATTTTGTTGATGTTGAGTGGCTTTCGTCATCGGAAAATCTATGCGAGAACGATCAATTGTACAG GTCATCAGCGCTTGCTAGCTGTTCAACCGCAGAAATGTCATCATCGGAGAATATCATCAGTGAAATAAAACAGTCAGCGCCAGCTATGAGCGAGAGTGGATCAAGCAGCAGGAAG GGAAAGGAACCTATGGGAACCGAACCATCTGTCCACACAAATATTCGCGATGATTTTACGGATAGCTTCAAACAATGGGTAGCATATGGAGAGGCACTCTGCCATTGA